TGCCAGTTATGTACCAAGCACTTTCCTGGCAGAGACCCACCCACTTGGATGTTGGGAAGTGAGATGCCAGAGCCCGTGCTCCTAACACCGCAGCTCCTCTGAGCCACGCCCTGGTGCTTGATGTGGGGATACATGGGGATTaaggcctggccctgccctcccagAGCTTGCCCTTGTAGtccgggggtggtgggggggtggtgagcCAGGCAAAGGGGCATCGTGGAGGGGCTGTGGATGGAGTGTCGCAAGGGTGGCCTCCAGCCCTATGCAGGTTTGTGAGATCGCTTTGTTACCCAGCAGTTGGCCGTGGTATGACCTCAGGCAAGCCCCTTGCCTTctctgagcaccccccccccccccccccccgtttcctCTGCTTAGAACTAAGAGTCCCAACTCAGGCTCTAAGGAAGGGCCGAAGCCCGGCCTGAGGCGGGGGTGGCAAATGGGAGTGGTTGTCACTCCTGGAAGGCACATTTGTTTGCTTGGTAAGTGGAGGAGGGCGCTACTAAGCATGGGCTGCTGTGGCTGGAATCAGATGGCCCTGTCTGGAAGGGGCTCATGTCTGGTAGGTAGGAGGAGGGGTCCTTAGTCACCTGAGCAGGTCACTGCAACATCAGATAGGAATTCAGGAAGCTGGCAGGGGGCTCGTGGTTAGAAATGTCACGAGGGCCTGGGGCCCACCAGGGTTAAATACGCTGCTCCTCCGTAAACCCTGGGCCAGTGAGTTACTGTGCCTGgacctgtttcctcttctgtaaaatgagcaaaGTGTAGAAGGTTGTTATGGAGTTCAGAGACGACACTTGTGATGTGTCGGGCACACCTGGCATGGATtatggagggcttcctggaggaggggactgATGGAGCTGAACCCAAAAAAGTATAGGTCGGGAAGGGCACTCTGGCAGGATAGGCATGTGCAAAGGCTCAGAGAATGCCACCCACAACCTCCTGGGGATCATCCTCCTGGGTATCAAGGGAGTGGTGTCGAAGAGCTCAGGGAAGTCAGAACTGAGGCCCACACTTGCCTATTTCCAGGTGAGGTCCAGAGATATATCCATAGAGGAGTGGAAAGGCTCAGAGACCTATAGCCCCAGTACTGCATACGGTAAGACCCAAGCCCTGACCCCGCCTCCCCTCGTCCCACTCAGAGGCTGGGTGAGCAAATGGGCCCCTAGGGAGGGCGGGACACGGGTTGGCCTGGAGGGACGAGTGCACAGATGCTGCCGTCCTACAGGTGTGGACTTCCTGGTGCCCGTGATGGGGTACATTTGCCGCATCTGCCACAAATTCTACCACAGCAACTCGGGGGCACAGCTCTCCCACTGCAAGTCCTTGGCCCACTTCGAGAACCTGCAGGTGAGCCAGGCTTCCTGCCCCACCCGCCCTGGCTGATGGGTAAGGCCTCAGCCCTGGGGCACAACCCCCCAACAGAAGGCCCTGCCCACAGAGGGAATCAGAACAGGGGTAGTGCCCAGCTCTTTCTGCTGTCCTggcgggggacgggggggggggggggggggggcgatgccGAGGGCCAGGCTGTTAGCTCCAGAGCTCTGGCACGGGGAGGCTGAGGACATCTCATAGCATCACACAGTGTGTCCGGTGCAGCGTCAGCCGGGCTGGGGAGGCAGCCGCTGGCAGGGAGCGTACCTAGTGGGGAGGCAGCCCTGCCTCATCTGCACCCTCTGTGTCCAGAAATACAAGAAGGCCAAGAACCCCAGCCCTACCAGCAGGCCCGTGAGCCGCCGGTGTGCAATCAACGCCCGGAACGCCCTGACTGCTTTGTTCACTTCTGGTGGCCGCGCGCCCACCCAGCCCAGCACCCAGGACACAGCTAAAACCCCCAGCAAGGTGACAGcccaaccccctcctcccccacttccccgGCGTTCAACCCGCCTCAAAACCTGATAGAGGGAGCTCCTCATGCCCATCCCGTCTGGGTCTAGGTCTGCTTTGCTTTTTAGAAGTCTGTGTGGAAATTTTGACATGGTTGGTGTTTTTACTGAAAATCTAATAAAAGAAGGTAGTTTGGCTGTACAGGGCCCACCAGCCTTTCTGTCTGGGTGGACAGGGTGAGGGGGCAACCTTGCCAGCTCTCAGCCAGAACCCACCCTCTTTGGGCACGGTGTGGTGGCCGAGCTGGAAGGCCAAAGACGGGCTCCCTAACCAGGGACTCTGAGGTCACAAGGCACTTCACCTCCCCCAGAGTCTGCTTCCCTCTTGATGAGGTGGTCAGGGCTAGGGAAAACACCTTCAACTTAGATCTGCCTCAGCCTTCAGAGTCTGGACCCTAGGGGGCAGGTCTTCTTGTTATCTCCAAATTATAAGTGAAGAAACAGGTGAAGAGGCCTAGCAAGGTCAAGTGACTTGCTGAAGGCCATACAACTGGTCCTGGGCCTGagctctggctctgtgctggccttTCTGTCCACCTGAACCCTGTGGGAGCTTAAGTGCAGGAGTGGGgaccctccccactcctctggtCCCCCCCCTTGTCAGGCGACCCTAAGATGAATCATCTGTGAACAGGGCCGAGGCTGAGCTGGCTCTTTCCATGGGCTATTTCCCCATTTGGAATGACCCTTAGAGATAGACAGCCAGACCAACCCTGTTATTGGCCAGTGGAGAAGACTGAGGCCAGGAGCAAGAGGATGATGGCCAAGGTTACACAGCATGAATTGCTGTTGGCTGGCTGAGTGAAAGGCCCTAGTACCCAGAGAAGCTGAGTGTATCACATTGGGTCACACAGCGTGTCTGATGGGCTGGGCTGAGGAGGCAGCTGCTGGCCAGGAGTGCACCAGGTGGGGAGGAAGCCCTGCCTCACCTGTACCCTCTGTGTCCAGAAATACAAGAAAGCCAAGAACCCCAGGCCTACCAGCAGGCCCGTGAGCCATCAGTGTATGATCAGTGCCTGGAATGCCTCCACTGACCTGTTCACCGCTAGTGGCCAGTGGGGTCCTCACCCCAGGATACAGAGGAGAGGCACAGTGATGTTGGAGACCCATTTAATGTGGATGCTCAAGGCCTGGGCAGAGTGGGGAGTGTCCTGGAATTGGGCAGGCAGGCAAGGTGGGTGGGTCGCAGGCCCACACCTGACCCCAGGAGGGGACGTCAGGTGTTGGGGGCTGGCCCAGGCATGCCAAAGGAAGTACCAGAAGGGTGGCCCAGGCAGGCAGACCTACTAGAGGGACCTGCAGACCCGCCCTTAAGAAGGTATCTAAGCCAGGTGGTGAGTGCCCAGGCCACAGCCTAGCCCAGGAAGACAGGGTTGGGGATGGTTGGAGGCTCCCAGAGCCTAGGGACTGGTATCGCTAGGAGCCTCCCCGAGCTGCTGCTGGAACTCAAGGCGTGTCTGCCGGTTGGACTCAAGCAGCTCCTGGAGGCGGGCGTGGAGGTGGTCGTTCTTCTCCTCCAAATGGTCCAAACAGGAGTTGATCTGGTCCAACATGGAGTTGATGGCAGCATATTCTGGGAGGAAGGCAAAAGAGAGCcaaggttctgtgtctcctcgaGGCTCACAAACATCCCCACCCACACTGTGTCCCAACCTGGGGGACAAAAGGGCTTTGGGCAAGTCCCTATTCCTTCCTGAGCCTCGGTGTCACCGTCAGGAAAATGGGTGGATGCCAAAAGTGAAAGGCTTTGGGGACATAATACCTTAGTGCACCATCCTTTTTTCTATGGTTAGGGTGGTCGGGGGGAGGTCTGCCAGACATTGTCCTGCCAATGCCAGTTTTCTCTCCACTTCCTACATCAGCTGCCTGGAGGTCAGGGCCCACCTTCCCGAGTCGGGCAATCAAAGCCCCAgtccccaggcaggctctactcTCCAGCCCTTCTGAGGCTCCCTCTGCCCTGAAGGAAAAGAACCTCCCAAGCCCCAaggcccctccccctctctagcCCCGTCTCCCAtaccctttcctttcctcaccCGCCTTTGCCCATCTTGGGGCCCCTAAAACATGCTGCTGTTGCCTCTGCCTGCAGGGCATCCTTCTCCTgtcttgcttccctccctctctcctccttcaagTCTTAGCATGGGTGTTGCCACAGAGAGACCTCCCAATGCCCCAGACGGGATCAAGCCTCTATGTCTGACCTCCTTGCCCTCCACATGCCTCCACTGTCCTCCTTCACCTCTGGCCTGACTGCTACGTGTGCTGCTGTGTCTCCCCGACCAGACTGCAGAGCTCTTGAGAGGGGGAATGCTCTTGTGTTCACTGCTGTTCCCCTGACGCCCTCATTGCCACACTATAagcacttgttgaatgaatgaatgcatgaatgaatgaatgaagcctcTGACTTTCTAGCCTTTCTGCCTTTGCTCACCTGTCTCTGCCACTCAGAATGCCTCAACCACAACAGCTATTCAAGGACCAGCTCAAAACGCCTCTTCTAAGAAGCCTTCCCTGGTGTCCACCAGAAACCATCACTCCCTCCTCCATGGCCACTCCTGACCTGCCTCTCAGCAACACAATGTCCCTTAGGATCCAAGGGCTGGGCCTGTGCCCACTGCGGACCCAGTTCTGAGCCAGCCCATGACTCAGATACACTCAGGTGCCAGCTTGGGACAGAGGGGAAGCGGCTGGCAGTGTTTGGAAAAGGCCAGGGCTGGAGGAGTGTGTCTGGAATATGGGTGCAAGTGTGTCTGGcttcgggggggtgggggggtggggaaccacCATCACCCAGAGCTGGCACACCTCCCAGAGGACAGAGTCCTGGAAAGTCTCTGCTGGATCTTAAGAGTCCAACCCCCTTGtggtacagatggggaaaccgaggcccaagAAGGAAGGGACCTACCCAGGATCCTCCAGCTGGTTGGTGGCATAGCCAAGATTTAGAGCAGGGGCACACGGGTTTCAttcccagctctgctctgccCTAGCAAGTGACTGCATCTTTTGGGAAGGGAATAAGGGCTGGGTTGTTGCAAGAATTCAAATACATTAAGAACTCAGACAGGGTCTGGCCGCGACAAGTACTTAGTAGGTGATTATTATCAACACTGCACATTTTGTGTCATGAGACACAGGCCCGAAGCAGGATGGGGGAGGCGAGTGTTTCCACACCACTGGGGCCAGGCTTTATCCATGTCAAGGGCCCTTCCCAGTTCTAAGCTTTGCCATCTGCCTGGGACAGCCTCCTCCCCACTGCACCAAGTCCTGTGAACCTGCCAACATCTACTCATTGTGACACTTAAGTGGCTTTTCCAGATCACTCCCACCACTGCAGTGGGCTCCATTTGACACATCTGGCCACTGTTGACCTGCGGTGCCTAGGGAAAACTGGCCAGTCCACCATTTGCCACCCTGTGGGAGGCCCTCTACCTTTTTATTAAATGCAGACCCTGGGTGATCAAAGTGTTCTAAAACTATTGTGATGGATGTACAACTCTGAATATCCTAAAACCCACTgacatgtaaaatttaaatggatacattatatagtatgtgaattatagctcaataaagctgttatccaaacaaaacaaaaagcagactcCATACTTATCTCACATTTACTAGGTCCTGTCTTCCGACTCGAGAAACCCATCTTTATTACACTAAAGAGAATAATAACTGCTCACTTGCATGCTTCGAACCtactattttccatttgttttttcatttaatcctgacaCCTCTCAATGCAGGAGACACATTATTATTcttactttacagatggggaaactgaggctcccaaAGATGAGAGGGGAGCTGATGCTTCTCTCTCCACCACCcatccgccccctcccccgcagcgCTGTGTAGGCAACAGGCTGCTCGGTAAGCAGGTCGCATTCGCCAAGACTTCCAGATCACAGCAAAGGTGGCTGGGGATGCTGACTCAGCAGGGCGGGTTTGCCCACCCAGACAGCCCCTCCCGCTAAGCCAAAACGGCCCACTCGCCCAGCCCCTTCAGGAACTTCCCTCGCcacaggggctggaggaagcGGCTGGAGCAGATGCCAAAAGGGCGAGTGACCCTGAAgcggtctcagtttccccatctgtaaaacggggccGGTTGCCCGCAGTTCTCCAGTGCTGCGGTTTCCAGGGACCCACTCACTGACGCTCGCCCTGAACCTCCAGCCAGCGCCCGCAGCTGCAACCCACCCAGGAGCGAGGGGTGGGAGGGCTCTGGGGTCCCTTCCAAGTCCCCAGTCCGACCCCGATTCTCCTTTCCAGGAGGCAGCCCTGAGAAAGCAAAGGTCGCTTCAGCAGCCCCCCTGGGTCACCTGCTTCCCCGAAGCCGTCATCCTCGCCTTCCACGCCCGCCTCCGCCGGCATGCCCAGGTCCCCGTTGGGGCCCGACATTGCGGGCTCCGGCGCCGCGAGGGCAGCACGACGACGGAACGGGGCGACCGTCGCGCCGAGAGCCGGCGCCGGGCGGAAGGTGGCGGCGCCGGATGGAACGCTGGGCCGGAAGAGTGGCACGGCGCGGCGGAACGGGGCCCGgcgcccgcggccccgcccccaaGGCCGGAACCGCGCGGCCCGAgctccgcccccaccccgccccgccgccAGAACTCCTCCCCTGCCCGCCGTCAGACTCCGCCCCCGCGTCCCGCCCACACCCTGCCTCACAGTCGAGCTCTGAGCCCCGCCCCTCTCCAGGCCGCTGGGCGTGGCTATCCGGGCCGCTGGCTGAGGAGCCTAGGTGGTGGGGGCGCAGGCCCTCAGCTAGGGCGAGCGAGCCCGGccgaggggtgggggcagcctccACTGTGCCCTTCCTGCCGGTGGGGACCTGCGAGTTCCTGAGCCGGAGCCTCCGCGTGGGCAAATTCTGAGACGCGTGGCTTCTAAGGCTCCCTATGGCTTCAGAAGATAAACGTTCACAGCCTCAGCGAGAGTCAGGGTCTGGGTTGGCACAGGGCTGCGTGCGGCTTCGGGATAAGGTTGGCCAtcatcccccaccccttttttacCAGCTGAGAAAGGGAGGCATGCCGAAAGTCACCCACCAAGCAACTGTCGCTCCTGAGCTGGACCCAGCTCAGCTGGACCCAGTGTGATCCTGGCCAGGGGTCCAGCTGAGCCAGACCCGTGTTCCAGGCGAGAGGGGACTGGGACTCTGCCAGGAGGCCCTATGGAAGCAGCAGCCCGGTCCTGGGCTCACACCGGTAGTTCCTGTGGGCAGGACATCTTGGGCTAGGAGTTAGGCTTGTCCATCTGGAGCCTCCACCTTCAGCCTGGCGCTGGCTGTCGGAGCAACCGGACTGTCACTGCTTTCCATTGTTGAGCCTGCGATGTCGGGCCCCAACGGGGACCTGGATATGTCCCAAATGATGACAACGGGGAGGGATCTTCTCTGTCCCAGAAGCTGCCCGGTCATTTCACCTGAGGAAGGTAGAGGTGAGGTTGAGTCCACTGCCTGCAATCAGAGCCACCACGGACTTGCACTCTTGGCACCCTTGCCTTCTCCCTGAACCGGCTTGAGTGGAGGTGAGGCCTGCATTCAACCAGTGGGCAGGGCTGAGAAAGAGGGCTGGGCATCTGCCTTTGGCTGAGGGGTTAGAGGTCCTCTGTAGGATCAAGCATTTCACCGACCAAGAGAGCAgagccccaggtgccctgcctggCATAGAAACACCTGTATCTTCATGTGGCACGCAGGTCTGCAGAGACATGGCAGAAACACAGATCACACACGTGGACATGCTGACATAATCCAAACACATTTATCCTTGTAAGCATGAGACAGCCAAAGAAAACCACGGGCacatgtttttctctgtttgaaacCACGCCTGGGATCACAGGCCTTGACTCTATGTGTGAGCCCATAGACCAGGGAGAAGCATGCTGAATCCAGGGCACATGGGATGGGCTAAAAAACCCGGAGAGACAGGCAGTTTCTGAGAAACACGCCAAGGCACGCTCAGGTACACCTACTACGCGGATGCAGCAGGTGGCTGTAAATGCGCATGCGTGGAGCCTGCACGGGGTCGCACGAGGCCCAAGTCCACCCACCTCCAGGGGCAAGTGAGGGCTCCTGGTTGGAGGCTGCTGTGGTCCCAGGGAGGGCCTGTTCCTTTGCCCACTTCACTCCTGTGGTTAAGGCCCATAAACCGGACCACAGGACAAAACAGCCACCAGCTCCCTCCAGCGCTGATGGGGGAACGCCGTGTGCCGGGGTGCTGCCCTGCTTCTGGGGTACCTGTTTACCTCTGTCTCCCTAGCCCACAAGCCCTGCCATCATTCCCTCTCTAAGCCCACTGTGGTGGTCCACCCTCAAAGATACCTGGATCTTAATCCTGAGAACCTGAGAGCAGTACCTTATGTGGAAAAAGGGCCTGTACAGATGTGATCACATGaagcgtttttatttatttatttatttatttatttaattttttaagtttatttactttgagagagagcatgagccagggaggggcagagagagagagagacagagacagagacagagaagcccaaggaggctccactctgccagtgcagagcccaatgtggggctcgaacccatgtactgtgagatcatgacctgaactgaaaccaagagttgggcgtttaaccgactgagccacccaggtaccccgacaTGACGTGTTTTGAGAGGGGGAGATTACCCTGGATTAGCCAGGTGGGCCCAAAATGTAATCATAAGTGTCCCTATAAAGAGGGAGTCCAAGGGAAATTTGTCTGCAGACAagagagaaggccatgtgatgacatcaccagagagagagagagatttggagaTGCCACACTGCTGTCTTTAAGGAAGAAAGACCCCCAAGTTAAAGAAGGAGATTctccccagagcctctggaggAAGTGCCGCCCTGCTGAGGCTTTGATTTTAGCTAGTGAAAGTGATTTCAGACTTGGGACCTCTAGAACTGTAACAGAACAAATGCGTGTTGTCTTGAGCTGCCAGTGTGTGATAacttatagcagcaataggaaccAATAAAATCCAGTGACTCCAGGAAGAAACACAAAGCCCATTTGCGTCCTAAGAATTTGATCCTGGAAGACCCAGGAGGCCCCGGGTGGTGGCAGGAAGCTGTATGCTTGGGCCAAGGCAAAGAAACTGGCTGTTGCCCAAAGTGGAGCCCAAGCCCCGGGCGTGCTGGGTGCACCTGCCGCCCCCTCGGCCAGCTAGTGGCGTTCTAGCCAGCAGTCCCTTGGGTGCCCTTCTGTGTCTCTGGACTTGGGCAGAGCCTCCATCCGTCCCTCAACCCAGGCTGCAGCAAGCTGGTCTCTTCCTGGATCTGACCCAGACTCCTGAGGCTGTAGCAGTCAACCCTGTCCTGCCCCCTGGAGGCTGAGGCCAGCACTGCTCAGAGCTCCAGttacctccccactcccccaacccAAGGGTGAAGGGGTAAGTATGCAAGTCTGTGGGGTGGATAAGCCTGGGTTTCTTCAGAGCCTCGCCCCCTCCAGCCTCTGACCTTGCAAGGGGAGAAGAGACCAGGGAGGGGGTTCACACAGAGGGGTGGACAGAGGCTGGTCAGGCCCCAGACACAGGCCCGGCCAAATGAGGGATATAAGGCTGGAACCCTTGAGTCTTCTAGAATCTGGATTCCTGGCAGCATATTCATTTTCATCCTTGCCTCCTCTGGCCTTGCCCCAGGTTCTCCAGAGGTCCTCATGGTGGAGGGATGTGGGTGAGGGGCAGCACTCAGAATGTGGTCGGCATGGACACTGCCACCCAGCAGTGGGCCCATAGGGGgctggcagagggaaagggaccaCCTCTGGTGACACTCTGTGTCTGGCATGGTATCCAGCTGGGCAACCTTCTG
This DNA window, taken from Acinonyx jubatus isolate Ajub_Pintada_27869175 chromosome D4, VMU_Ajub_asm_v1.0, whole genome shotgun sequence, encodes the following:
- the BBLN gene encoding bublin coiled-coil protein, with translation MSGPNGDLGMPAEAGVEGEDDGFGEAEYAAINSMLDQINSCLDHLEEKNDHLHARLQELLESNRQTRLEFQQQLGEAPSDTSP